AAACACTCAGGAATTAAGTGAACAGCAAGTTGCATATGGACAGAAGCAAGAATCACTCATTCAGGATGTTACAAGATGGAATTCGACCCTAGAAATGGTCAATCTAATCCAGCGAAACAAATCTCCACTGACCACTACCCTGGCTCAGCAAAAGAACAATGTTGCCATGTTGATTTCACAGGAGCTTGCCAAACTGCAAAAGCTGGAGGAACTACTTGAACCTTGCAGGTAAGTTAatatttctttcttctctctgACTCTTgttctgttttctctctctttctctctccccctccctatgtgttgtttgtgtgtgtgtgtacatgtagcATACAGACAGGAAAGTAatgtgtttgtgtaattaataCCGATTTACTGACATGTTTACAACATCTTGTGTTTTCCATTGCAGATATGTGACTGAACTGCTGGGGGGAGAGCATTATGTCTCCTGTTCAGTGGTGTTGCCAGCCTTGTGCCACTTGTTCAGAATTATGGAGTCCACAGACGATGATCCAGTCTATGTAGTGAAATTCAAAAAAGACTTTACAACAGACCTAGCTAAACGGAAGAACAGCACCAACCTCACATGGCTGAAGATCGCTATTGCACTTGACCCAAGGTTTAAAGACCTAAAGTGTCTTCCCAAAGATGAAAGGGATGAGGTTTGGACTTCAGTAAGCAACCTGGTAATGACAGAAAGTCCTGAAAAACAACCATCTGAAGAGACAACAGCAAAACAGCCGCCAAAGAAGAGAAGGATGTCTGTCTTGGTGATTTCTTCTGATACAGATACAGATGAAGAGCCCATAGAACAATGTCTGAACTGCTACAAAGTAGAGGCCAAAATGGACATGGAGGGGTGTCCACTACAGTGGTGGACAAAGAGAAAAGCAACGTATGTCAGGCTGGCATCCATTGTACGCAAGTATCTGTCAACCCCTGCAACCAAAGTGCCTTGTGAGAGGTTGTTCTCGCTCTCAGGTCACATCATTCAAAAGAAGAGAGCTTCATTGTCCCCAGACAATGTAAAAGGACTGGTCTGTCTCAGTAACTGGCTGAATGTAAAGGAGGTCTAAGCCAAATTGTTTCTAGTTAATATTCTGAACTCTCAGCAATATTATTTTATGTCGAGTACAATTGTTTGTGTTCTTTCCCTGTTATTGTTTTCATATTTGTAAGGCCTATTTTGAGGACCTTTTTGCAATTCACttgaacattgaaaacatgttttttttattggcctTGATAGTtttgaaattcaaaatggcaCTTTAACATATAGGCCtgtgttttgttatttctgtAAGAAATATGCCTTTCAAACCAACAGTCAATTTTGAGGGCTTGATGGTTTATTGGAAATCTGTTGTTCACAGGAGAGAATctgtgttccaaaaaaaaaaaaaaaaaagctaataaacAATAATGTTTGAATTTAAATATAGTTTCTTTGTGTTGATTTTACATTAATTAccattttacatttgtaatatcCATTATTACAAGCTTCAGTCTTAAGAAAAAaagcgattaatcgcaattaattgcaaaaacaaatatgcgattagttaattttttttaatcaattgacagccctaactgAAACTGGTAAGTATGTGGTTTGAATCTGAAAACTGCCTGATTGCATGTTATGCATGAAGCCATCTGTGACTTGAAGACCTTTTTGACAATCATCTAacctataattactacatataaatGCAAGATTAATCCAAATATTGCTTACCtgcttatcctttttttttttcttttttttatgtggaacaagcttttcataatatattatattatagggaATTTGGACTTATTCATGAAGTCGCTTATAAATATTGGTAGTgctgtttttttggacatttatttccagaataaaataatgttttgctgGTGCTTGGCTCCCAGAGCACAATACATTGTGACCAACCAATAACTGCAGATGTCTAGTCCCCACCTAATGTTCGAGCTGCACTCTACAGTGGTGTCAAATGCATAGTCCAATCTGACCCGCGCGGCAACATTTAGCACCTGCAGATTCACGCTTTTCATCTGAAATGTTTCATTGCTTATTTTGTTAGTCGCTTAATGAAAAGTACAGTTTCTACTCAAAGAATTATATGAAAAACATTTAGCTTTTAGTCCCAGATTTAAACATTACATAAAGCAAAATAATACccgtcatttttttatttttgctaaggcaagtatcactaATATATCATcacttattgaggagaggtgtgctattacatttctaagcaatcagacttacaatttttgccCACTGGATGACAGGATCTGCAaataaatcccatagacttgaaGGATgtacctgagccatatctagatgCAATATATAAACAGAGACTTGATAGTGAgtaggcatgtgacggtattcGGTTATACGGTATATCATGATAAATAACATGCACGATATTGTTATAGTGGGCACTTAAAAATACCGTAAATAATTCTAGACTACCttttggccattttatttaaatttttctgaTCGTACAGTAGTGTTTTTCCCATCAACGAATCAATATTCACAACACTGCGTGTATGCGGCTCAAATGATACATGTGTACTCTGATGTAAATAAACCAGTGTGAAGAGAAACGTGGCTAAAGGTGGAACGCTGCTGACCCTTTATCCGCATTCTAATAGGGTTAAGTCGGTATAGTGGAAGTATCTGGGGTTACAAAAATGCAGAGGGATTGTTGGTTAGGCTTGGGAATCGAAAGGAATTTTACAATTTCAGTTCCGATTCCTTTTAACGATTCCAGTTCCTTAACAGTTCCAGTAACAATcccagtaattcttttagtaaaattttttaaataattatttggaagtgagaaatgcaattcttattgcatttattaccctctgctgtctgttaccaaataatgagatcatttcagatttctacagtgCAGATATAAccaatcagaaatacatttaatacagttcttgtaaaaggtgtgtttgcagactatttagagacagaaatacaatccaataatagatctatattttaaataaacaaatctaaaccaacaagaaatgtgatggcatattcatttattttataaaattccacttattacaacaaaactcgtgCAGTGTTTCCTCTATATGCATTCAGCAGCAGTGCACCATACACTGCACACTGTTGAATGGTGatatgaaatgaaaaacacacaaaaatacatccacatgctCACAGTGATGTCACCATTTAGCTGTCCAACAAAGGCTGTTTGTGAGTGCGTGTGCACAACATAGAAACAGGATAACCGACAAATTCGGCACGGGATTGCACGCAAATTTAATAATCCCTGCATGGTCCATGTTCATAATGTGGGGAATTCCCGCAATCTTTGATTCACTTAAACATTTATGGATCGGTAGGCCaatccatacagatgaacaatTTAAATCAGTAGTCTtgtctttgtatcaaactgtaattcaagAACTTGTGCAAGTAAATCAGCTTTATTGCatccatctctccctctctcatgcACCTCAATGAACGCTTGAGTTTCATATCAGCGCGCAGAGTAAGTCATAGATTGTtgcatatttactgaacttaaAGATTCAACATGCAAATGGAGTTGTACCGTGTCTCTCTGTAGGCGAGCAATGTTATTACCGCTCCcgtttttaatcaacaaagcaAAGCTGTTAATATACAAGCATGCAATATCGGAGCGATCTAGTTTTTCCGCCTTTCAAATCGCCGCATTTTCATATCACTCCCACATATTACAGCACCTTTGATAAGAAAGGCAGAAACagtaaaaatgctttgtgtaaaatgCTACCAGAACTACTCTGGGTGAAGCGAACCTACTGCAGGAAGAAGAGaaacacttaaacacctgttacatctgtcatctccatctctctgaaACCCCATCTGAactgtacaggtattttctctgccatgtgaatcagtcagtttggtaaatataaatattttaaatattttatgtacaAGTTTGCATATAGTCATTTTAAtactataaaattaataatatacatatgaacacacacacacatatacacatatatatatatatatatatatatatatatatatatatatatatatatatatatatatatatatatatatatatatatatatatacacacacacacacacacacacacacacacacagtgcatccggaaagtattcacagcgcttcactttttccacattttgttatgttacatccTTATTcccaaatggattaaattcattattttcctcaaaattctacaaacaataccccataatgacaatgtgaaagaagtttgtttgaaatctttgcaaatttattaaaaataaaaaacaaaaaaaacaaaaatcacatgtacataagtattcacagcctttgccatgacactcaaaattgagctcaggtgcatcctgtttccactgatcatccttgagatgtttctacaacttggagcccacctgtgataaattcagttgattggacatgatttggaaaggcacacacacctgtctatataaggtcccacagttaacagtgcatgtcagagcacaaaccaagccatgaaatccaaggaattgtctgtagacctccgagacaggattgtatcgaggcacagatctggggaaaagaaaaatttctgcagcattgaaggtcccaatgagcacagtggcctccatccgtaaatggaagaagtttggaaccaccaggactcttcctagagctggccgcccagacaaactgagcgatcgggggagaagggccttagtcagggaggtgataaagaacccgatggtcactctgacagagctccagcgttactctgtggagagaggagaaccttccagaagaacaaccatctctgcagcactccaccaatcaggcctgtatggtagagtggccagacggaagccactcctcagtaaaaggcacatgacagcccgcctggagtttgccagaaggcacctgaagggctctcagaccatgagaaacaaaattctctggtctgatgaaacaaagattgaactctttggcctgaatggcaagcgtcatgtctggaggaaaccaggcactgctcatcacctggccaaacccatccctacagtgaagaatggtggtggcagcatcatgctgtggggatgtttttcagcagcaggaactgggagactagtcaggattgagggaaagatgaatgcagcaatgtacagagacatccttgatgaaaacctgctccagagcgctctgaacaacgaccctaagcacacagccaagataacagaggagtggctatgggacaactctgtgaatgtccttgagtggcccatccagagcccagacttgaacccagttgaacatctctggagagatctgaaaatggctatgcaccaacgctccccatccaacctgatggagcttgagaggtcctgcaaagaagaatgggagaaactgcccaaaaataggtgtgccaagcttgtaccatcatactcaaaaagacttgaggctgtaattggtgccaaagttgcttcaacaaagtattgagcaaaggctgtgaatacttgtatacatgttttcattttttatttttaataaatttgcaaagatttcaaacaaaattctttcacattgtcattatggggtattgtttgtagaattctgaggaaaataatgaatttaatccaacctggaataaggctgtaacataacaaaatgtggaaaaagtgaagcgctgtgaatactttacggatgcactgtgtgtgtgtgtgtgtatgtatctatctatctatatatatatatatatatacactatattgccaaaagtattcgctcatctgcctttagacgcatatgaacttaagtgacatccccttcttaatccatagggtttaatatgacgtcggcccaccctttgcagctataacagtttcaactcttctgggaaggctttccacaaggtttaggagtgtgtttatgggaatttttgaccattcttccagaagcgcatttgtgaggtcagacactgatgttggacgagaaggcctggctcacagtctttgctctaattcatcccaaaggtgctctatcgggttgaggtcaggactctgtgcaggccagtcaagttcttccacaccaaactcgctcatccatgtctttatggaccttgctttgtgcactggtgcgcagtcatgttggaacaggaaggggccatccccaaactgttcccacaaagttgggagcatggaattgtccaaaatctcttggtatgctgaagcattcagagttcctttcactggaactaaggggccaagcccagctcctgaaaaacaaccccacaccataatcccccctccaccaaacttcacagttggcacaatgtagtcagacaagtaccgttctcctggcaaccgccaaacccagactcgtccatcagattgccagatggagaagcttgattcgtcactccagagaacgcgtctccactgctctagagtccagtggcagcgtgctttataccactgcatccgatgctttgcattgcacttggtgatgtatggcttggatgcagctgctcggccatggaaacccattccatgaagttctttatgcactgttcttgagctaatctgaacgccacatgaactttggaggtctgtagcgattgattctgcagaaagttggtgacctctgcgcactatgcgcctcagcatccgctgaccccgctctgtcattttacgtggcctaccacttcgtggctgagttgctgtcattcccaatcacttccactttgttataataccactgacagttgactgtggaatatttagtagcgaggaaatttcacgactggacttgttgcacaggtggcatcctatcacagtaccacgctggaattcactgagctcctgagagcggcccattctttcacaaatgtttgtagaagcagtctgcatgcctaggtgcttcattttatacacctgtggccatggaagtgattggaacacttgaattaaattatttggatgggtgagcgaatacttttggcaatatagtgtatatgtatataggcctatatattatatataattatattttataagcaagttctctctcaggatttcatctgttaacattttcaatgcattttgtcaacattaaaagGCCATTTAATGTAACTGGTGAGTACTGACTAGTATTCTTAAAGTGATCATTTCTGATAAAACCTTTATGCTTTTCTTccagggaacacaaaatgagatattagggAGAGTgtaagtttcagtcaccattcactttcactgtatagaaaataaataaataagcagtgacagtgaatggtgactggaactaacattctgcctaaaatcatcttatgtgttccacagaagagagtacAGAGGCTTGAGGATgagtaatgacagaaatttcattttttgggtgaactgccctttaaTGTATTTGTTAAAAGTATCTGCCAAAACCAACAACATAATGTAATTCAGCACGTTGCATCACATCTTGCTAAGAAAGAAGTGACTGAAGAGAACGACCATAATTAGGctatatactttaaaaataatttcatccgaataaaactagaggtaaaAACTGAGATAGTATCTCCCCGTGAGACTGATTTAaatttttagatgttttaataaatgttattaaaaaaaaaaaagaagaaaaaaatcctaggggaaacacctTTAACTTAtctgtatctttaattatacgttgt
The DNA window shown above is from Myxocyprinus asiaticus isolate MX2 ecotype Aquarium Trade chromosome 40, UBuf_Myxa_2, whole genome shotgun sequence and carries:
- the LOC127430502 gene encoding uncharacterized protein LOC127430502, translated to MVNLIQRNKSPLTTTLAQQKNNVAMLISQELAKLQKLEELLEPCRYVTELLGGEHYVSCSVVLPALCHLFRIMESTDDDPVYVVKFKKDFTTDLAKRKNSTNLTWLKIAIALDPRFKDLKCLPKDERDEVWTSVSNLVMTESPEKQPSEETTAKQPPKKRRMSVLVISSDTDTDEEPIEQCLNCYKVEAKMDMEGCPLQWWTKRKATYVRLASIVRKYLSTPATKVPCERLFSLSGHIIQKKRASLSPDNVKGLVCLSNWLNVKEV